A segment of the Lycium ferocissimum isolate CSIRO_LF1 unplaced genomic scaffold, AGI_CSIRO_Lferr_CH_V1 ctg11992, whole genome shotgun sequence genome:
CTCGTTTACGGGCAATTTACCACCAACCCTACCATCAAAACTGAAATACTTGAATTTTTCTGATAATTGTATGGAGGGTCCTTTAGCGAGAAGCATCACACAACTTAAGCAATTAGTTGTCCTCGATGTTGCTGGGAACTCTTTCAATGACTTGATTACAGAACATTTCTTGAATTTCACTGACTTGAGAGTGTTAGATTTGTCATCCAACTCATTTATCCACAATCTAAGTGAAAATTGGATGCCTCGTTTTCAACTTGACTTTATAAGCCTGCAGTCCTGCCGACTTGGTGCACAATTTCCCCAGTGGCTTCAAACACAAAAAGAGTTGTCATTTATTGATATCTCTCGCGCTGACATCGCAGGTGAAGTGCCTGATTGGTTCTGGAATCTTTCTGCGAAGGCATATCACATAGACCTTTCGGCAAACTATTTCAGAGGGGAAGTGCCTGATTGGTTCTGGAATCTTTCTGCGAAGACATATCACATAGACCTTTCACAGAACAATTTCAGAGGGGAAGTTCCTGATTTCAGAGAAAGAGTCAATCTTAAAAAATTGGACTTGAGCAGGAACAATTTTCATGGTCCTTTgcctcatttttcacccaaGATGATGACCTTGATTTTGGCAAGGAATTACTTTAATGGTACCATTGCGCCTATATGTGAATCACTTGTCATGAATAATTCTCTCAGTCTTCTAGACCTATCTTCAAATTCTCTATCAGGACAACTTTCAGACTGTTGGAGATATGGGAAGAATCTGGAAGGATTGAATTTAGCCTATAATAACCTATACGGGTAGATACCTCATTCAACTGGAGATCTTTCTAAACTCTTCTATCTGCAATTGCGGGACaacattttctccaaaaatctgCCTTCATCATTGAAGAAGATAGCTGGACTAAAAATTCTTGATGTTTCTGAAAATAGTTTATCTGGAAATATACCACTTTGGTTAGGGGAGAGTTTAAACACTCTAGAGATTCTTGTATTAGGAAGAAACAAGTTTGATGGAAATATTCCGTTGCAGATTTGCCAGCTTAAATACCTGTATATGTTGGACCTTAGTTCCAATGCTCTATCAGGAACTATTCCAAGGTGTTTTGAAAATCTCCACACCATGTCCGGGGTAGAGGAGGCTCCTTCCTTTACTTATGGACCCTATGCAGATTACAGGATTCGTGGGGTCCTCGTACTTAAGGCGTTGTATTTAGAAAATTTTTTTCACTGGATGAATGTGGCAATTGATCTAGCAGAGAACCATTTATCAGGGGAAATTCCCAAGGAAATCACCAGCCTTACTACACTGAGGTCTCTGAATTTATCTAGGAATAATTTCACAGGAGCAATTCCACTTGACATTGGCAACTTGCAAACTTTGGAATTTCTCGGTCTTTCCAGGAACAAGCTGTCATGCTCCTTTCCTGCCAGtattgtagaacttgcctttctTTCGGTTGCGGATTTTTCTTTCAATGATTTGACAGGAAAAATTCCATCTGGAAATCAATTCGATACCTTCGAGGATAGTTCTTATGTTGGGAATCCAAACTTGTGCGGATTGCCACTCTCACGAGTCTTGCTCGGATCATTTACTTGAGGACATGACTCACTGTAATAATGAGCAGGAGGTGCAGGCCGTTCAACACGGAGAAAACAACAACTGGCTCGAGGAATTTTCGTTCTACATTAGCATGGGAATTGGATTCAATACAGGTTTCTGGGTATTTTGGGCTACTCTAATGTTGAAAAAGTTTTGGAGATATGCCTATATGAGGTGCCTGGATAACATGGGCAACAAGATTTATGTGTTTGCTGCCATCAGATTGAAAAATAACAAGCAGCAAGAAGGGTGAGCAAGAGAAAACATCATAAGATTGAAGTTTGTCCAGATCGAGCTACTCCTTTTACCTTTCTGTACCTTTTCTTATATTTGGTTTTGTAAAATCTTCTTACTTATTATGTTTGTGTGTATGCTTAGTTGCATATTTTCCTttactttcttcattttcttttataatattTCGGCTTGTGCAATGAAAGTAGCTTGATCCTTTCAATTTTAATGAATCAAATAAGCAATTCatataaatacaacaaaagagtGTAATCTCAAATTGGTATAAATAAGTGTTGTTTCGAGTATGTAATGGGGAGCTTTGTTTCTAAAACGggatttggtttgaaaaatttTACTCTGCGTGAGTGACTCTTTCTACGGTTGACAAGTGTCCTTGGGGGACCCAGAATTTCCccgtttcattttcttttttattttagggGTGCAAATTCATTTTGCTTCAGAccgaatgaaagttgaaaatgcCAGCAACATTGATTAACCCACAACCTtatgatatttattttctatcttttaTCTCCTTCTATTTTGATTTATGTAATGCAAGGTTGGAAATCAGTATAAGTAAAAGTGGTGCTATTTGGAAAGACAAATGAACTTTTTGAGGAAGaacaaaaatcagattttgattattactaatttttttttgggttcaaGATAAAACTATAGTTTTCAGGTGATGGTTTTGTTGTAATTGGAATTTTAAGTAAACAAACATGAAGTGAAACTATTGCTTGAAGGTTTGATGCTTGGTGAACATTTTATGCTAAGCTCGTTGGAGGGGGAAGAAATGAGCTCTTGTTTCATGGAGTGTCTTCTCTTTGCGTTATTTTTCCTcgtttctcttttatttttaaagacaATCGTTTAAGAAAATCTGAAGTCTTAGAGATGGGCTTAAAAAGAACAGTTTATAAGCCcccgaaaaaaagaaaaaaaaaatagagtagcctaacattttttttttttttttttttttttgcttatagtTCGTTTTCAGCCTTTTTGCTCgcttttttttaagttttaaaccGCCCAATTactttttttactattttaagacaaaacgaTTTCTTATGTTCTGGCcacccaaacactcaaaaagcTCCCGAAagctattttcaagaacttataagtcaatccaaaggGGCTCTTAGTGCagtaatttgagaaaaaaaatatccaaCCAGAGTTCCAGGTTTTAAATTGTATGTAGATTGGAGCTGGGATATTGACTAGGTAGACgaataagaaaatgaaaaaaggaagAGGGGCAGGGGGCGAGGGAGGGGATCTGGGTGTGACTCACTGTCCAAGTGTCAGAAGGAGAATGGGCCCTCACACAATTATTGTTGGTTGTGCCTCACTTATAGTAAAAAATTTCGATTTGAAACAAACTcataagaaggaaaaaaaaaaaaaacttaagcaGGCAGTTGAGGCGAATTTATGTGGAGCAGattgaaaacataaaaaattgcTAGGTGGTGAGTTCTTGTATGTTAAGACTAAAAACCTAACTCACAATCATGCCGCCAAGTTAATTCTTTGGATGGTCACCCAAACTTAGGAAATTTCCTACAAAAatcacttttgtttcatttagaaTAATAAAacactattttcctcaaaaagtATCTAAGCATCTCAATGTCTCCTTCTCTCCTAAATAGCATGCCAGGTCATCAGAACcccatattttttaaataatagacTTGTTTAACTCATTAAACTCATTTATTTTATATCCAATCAAATATGAACCAATTTAAAAATGCCAAAGGAACAAACTAGGATGTAATCTAAATGAAttagaattaaaagatgaattctttaAATCTATAgattatgttttaaaaattaaaatttaactataaaaaaaaaattgaatttgagtTACTTTAGAGCTCTAGTTTATACATTGCTAGATATTAACGTGACAAGTTGGAATATCTATATCATAActtgaaataaattaaaaatgtattatatttcatataaggaaaaatgtattatatttcatataaggctaataatataatatttctaaataaaaaaataagaacactAATAGAAATTTTTAAAACAAGTATTATAGTAATGAAAGCTCtgagaaattaaaaagatcTAGATGTTATGCAATGGAGATGCCAGAAATTATACACTACATAcacaagaataaataactaaaataaagaggaaaaatttgcactaaatttattttttaaaacatacgattttattagattttttaaaagttaaatcgATACGAATGTAATCTTTGTGTTATCTATGTAATTCTATTTTAATGTGGGAAGAATACATTGTTTAATGTGGAAAAAATATGCTATTTAAAAACAATTGAATttgaatataaaaattaaattacttgaattttaatttaaattgaaagataacATATTTGAATCGGGATTTAAAGAACATTTATATTTGAGAAAGTggcttaattaaaagtatggtTTGATTCTTTTGCTACTTTTTTAACCATGTCATATTTAATtgggtataaaatatgaatttggttAAATTGatttgatgagttaaatatgtctattaaattttttttttttttttaaaagggagactTTAGTGACATGGCATGCCAACTAGGAAAGAAAGAGGCTTTTGAGGTGTTTAAGTACTTTTTAGGGAAAGTAGTGATACATGAGTGACCTTATTGTCCTAAATAAAGTGATTTTTGTAGGAaattggcttttttttttttttttttgactaaaacGAAATTACTTGCTGGGGCGGAGCGTAGACGAGCGAGCAGAGCCAAGGAAAGACTGGTAGAGCTCATCTTTGTCAGCGGCATGACTCTTTTGCTTTGAATTCGAATTAGGTAGGGAGAAATGGAATGATCTCCCCGAGCTGCGGAACTCACGAGAAAAGAAAGCCGACTTCGTATTCCCTATTTATATACTGTGACCATCTAAGGAATTAACTCCTGCGCCACCCCATTGCCATCCTAAATGGTCATTAAGTTATAACACATTAAACTATAGGCATAATACACAAATGTGCCTCAAATTTGACTTCGTTATAGCAGTTATGCCTCTCCAACTTTGAAATAAGATAAGAGACTCTCAACTTTTATAAAGTTGAACATGTAAACACATATGCTGATGCGACAAATAAAGTTTGAAGgcgtctagatgatcattttgtacgTTGACATGTTCAATCGACAAAATCGGGTACAAATTAGTCGCTTTTACTTGCGCACACCTGTGTTGGAGCAAGATACTTATCTACGTTAAGTTTGAGAGTATGTTCAAGTGTTATCCCTTAAACTAACAAGGGAAACCTTTGAGAACCACACATTTTATGAAAGAAACATATTAGAAGATAGATTATGAAATTCATCAACTGTCTATAATCTACACACTTATTAACAACtaataaatgaaaatatgattttgaacATTAACACTGATAAAAGTGGTCGACTTTTGTTTTTAGGATCACATTCAAAAACATCTTTTAAAGACCTTAATGAAAATGGAGtgatgtaaataaagtgataaatacaaaaaaaaaatagctgtACCCCAAACAAAAAAGTTATTTTGGGACTGCAAGGATTATGCTTCAATAGTtacattttttgtttgtttgtttgtttgtttgttttttttttttttaaatgaaagaGGGAATAAGCTCTATGTAACAATGATACAAGagaatatatatactataaaaATAAAGCTAGATGGAATATTCTAAGCCCACCATGGAGCATCACCAGTTCTGAAGTCTGTTTCAACCCATGGAACAAACACCGCCTTCCCATCATCAACGTCTGCATGAGCCAATGCCAAGGACTGTGCCAACCAGAAAAACAAGATGTTACTACTAATAGTAACTGTTTTTCATTATGAGggacaataacaacatacccactaTAATCCCACCACAAAAGAGGGTAGCATTTGCAGACCTACCCTACCTTTTGATGGGTAGaaagtagaaaaagaaaaaaaggttgaaTATATCGACAACCCATTAAAGCCAGTAAATATGTACGAATTAGTAATTTTAGGACCAATTAATCTAAAAGAACTAGAATCTCGAACTCATAAGCTTCAAATCTCGATTTCGCTTTTGGGGGTGGggtttttttgtgtgtgtgtggtggggggggggggggggagggattTTCTGCTATTATTAAGGGTTGATGTTGCCTCTAGCCTGGTTGTGAGGCAAACTGCGAATGCAGAATCAGTAAGTTTAGAATAAGTATGATCTTAATATATGTATACCATTTTATATTCTGttttacatatcatatatatatataaaaaaggccAAAGCGCCCGCCGACGCGACGCTTTATATTACCAaacctatttatctttttcctcaGATTTTTGGCTTTTCTCTCATATTTCCTATTTAttatatgtattaaaaaaaaaagtcacatCTTTTCGGTAAGAACCAAAAGCcacttcttcaaaaaaaaaaaaaaattcaacagtCACGCCTTTTCCTAATCTTACATAATTACACCTCATTGTTCAATTCATCATTACTACTATTATTTATTACCCTACAATAACTGTCGCTTGGTCTTTTGCCAAGAGTTCCACCACCTTAAGCAGTGGGAACAAAGTGAAATATCCACTCCTTTTTGCAATGGAGGACTGGGGTTAAGTACGAGGCTTTtctatttctttcattttcatctatGCCTTCCATTTTTTAACACGAGAAACAAAATATTGTAATCATTCAAGtttcttttgtgtgtgtgtggggggggggggggggagggattTTTACGCTATTATTAAGGGTTGATGTTGCCTCTAGCCTGGTTGTGAGGCAAACTGCGAATGCAGAATCAGTAAGTTTAGAATAAGTATGATCTTAATATATGTATACCATTTTATATTCTGttttacatatcatatatatatatataaaagtaggCCAAAGGCCTGCTGACGTGACGCTTTATATGGCCATAAaacctatttatctttttcctcaGATTTTTGGCTTTTCTCTCATATTTCCTATTTAttatatgtattaaaaaaaaaagtcacatCTTTTCGGTAAGAACCAAAAGCcacttcttcaaaaaaaaaaaaaaattcaacagtCACGCCTTTTCCTAATCTTACATAATTACACCTCATTGTTCAATTCATCATTACTACTATTATTTATTACCTACAATAACTGTCGCTTGGTCTTTTGCCAAGAGTTCCACCACCTTAAGCAGTGGGAACAAAGTGAAATATCCACTCCTTTTGCAATGGAGGACTGGGGTTAGTACGAGGCTTtctatttctttcattttcatctatGCCTTCTATTTTTTAACACGAGAAACAAAATGTTGTAATCATTCAAATTTTTaatgttttgttgtgtttgtttaCAAAAGGTGAAACTTACGCTCATAATAGCGGTGGAACACTTCATATCGATATCGGTCATCGGTTTTAGATGTATTAAATCGCTATCAAACCGATATATCGTTTGTTATTATTTAGTGGTTATCGGTCGGTTTCGATTCATCTATCTCGTTAAATTAATAATCAAATTTTAGAGTATCGTCAAAACGCCGTTAATTACCTATGTTAACTAAGGATGCCAATCTGAAACAAAACATTAGAAAGATCAATTTATAATAACAACAAACAAATTAATACTATATATGATGATGCACCTCTTTATGACCAACATGTTGcatttttgcttttctcaatTGTTAGccttttcttctaatttctcatGTTAAATAAATAATCGTCCCTTCCAAAAGAAATGATGTACGTAGCTACTTTCATAATGAGCATAATGGGGCAATTATTGTTGTAACAAAGAATTATATTCTATAGGCATTGAAACAGTTGCAACAATAGATAAAATGGCAACATGCAATCTTCCAATTCACTGCTATcccattttcttcttcattattgCTTTGCATATGTTGTTGATAATTACCGGTAAGCAATGAAAAAAGTTCTGAACAAGCTACAAGGTGCGTTTGATTAAGAGAAAAGAATTTGATGGAATATAAGCGGATGCCGATGATGATTAGAGCAACAGAGCGATCCTTCGTAGGAGACGAGTACTAtttttcacttgattcttcaagATATTTCTTTTAGGCTCTCTTTCATTGTGTATTTCGttaactctttttttcttttctttttgacaaGTTAGTTatgtgttgaatttatagggtgGTAATGAGAATAGTAAAGTGGCAAGATAATctaattgaagaaaaaagaggatTTTTATTGGTGTTTGCCTATTAACGTGGTTTTATTTTCAATCAACTTGGTTAGTTAAAAAGGAtaactttttctattttttcaaaGTTACAGTAATAGAAGGAAAGAAGAGGATGAAAGGAGGGAAGACTGAATATAGGAAACTAAAATATTAGGGAGgggatgaaaaaagaaatagaagaaaaatgaaaatgaaaactaaAACTACAATAGAAAACTTTCAGTTTACCAACCGGTTCAACGGTTGAAGAAGgcaatttctttcttcttttattgttttctatACTTTGATTACcttcatttttgtttttaatttcaaGGGAGGAGAAAATCATGTATTCAAGAAATATTTAGCTTGTCTTGTAGTCGTAAAGGATATTAAAAAATTGGGTTTCTACTAAACTTTACTTtatcttattaattatttattttgacactccctaaatatttttttaattagataaaattctaaataagCTTCATTAGTAATACTTAAATCATTAACCATCTGTGATTTAGAAGTATATGCTCTAAATATACCAAATTCGCATTTACTGGTTCAATTGTTGTTTTTTAAGGTTAATCTGGTTTACGATTTAATCCAAACTCATGTTATCTTTTCAACGTTtactttctcatatcaatgGAAGGCAGTATCTAAATCCATTATTAGCCTATTggccatttaaaaaaaattctaatattttaattaccgcgcgaagcgcgggtaATTTTACTAGTTTATACATAGTTCGACCAAAAAAACAATGGGTTCAGTAAGACCGACCGAATCTGCCCTAAATTTGCTTCGAAGCCTGAAGGCTCATTGATAAGAAAGATATAAAGACAGCTACTACAGCATGGCAAAAAGGAGTTTATGACATACCAAAGGAGCAGGTCCTCTAACAACTCTTCCTTGACTGTTGTATTGGGATCCATGGCAGGGGCAAATGAACTTGTTCTCAGCAGTATTCCACGGCACAACACAACCAAGGTGGGAGCACACGGCGTTGATACCATAGGTCGCGATTGTTCCATCGTTCTCCACAACAAGGTAAGTAGGATCTCCCTAGAATTTCATTGCAACAGTATCACGACATGGAAAACTCAAAATAACATACATGTTGGAAGAATTGTTTAAATGCGCGACGGATTTATTAAGATCATCAAGCAACACTGAATTACAAAGAAATTCCTATATTAAAAGATAACGTATGAGTCCCTTTAGTCCTTGTGTGAGGGTTCGGGTTCCAGGTGCATGAGTTTTGAGCCATTCAGTTGCAACGACATCATTACCTAACGCATCCCTGGCAACGGTACCACCACTACCACCTCCTGAGCTGTTGGATCAATTCCAAATGGAACGACAAATCATGAGTAATAGTTAGTAATGCGGACAATATGAGATCAAGTCCGTCTAGTGATACAAAAGCATAGCATACCAATAATTCATGCATATAACAACCTTTTCTCTCCTTAGATCTTGTTAAGACGAACGAATATCAAGTTTTCAGGCTTATCATCTCAGGaaggttttattttttaacgtATAGGAATATCTTCCAgagtataaaaatcatatatcatatattatactaaaagtgggaagctctTATCTTCAAAGTTggattaccattttgcccttacgctaaataaaaatgtaatttAATATCCAATTAAATAATAAGTAATATTTATATCCTATTATATCTAAAGTTGgtgttttccctttttataattatttattagttTAATTGCTGAAGACAATGAAGAGTTGTAACAGCGAGACAACGAAGAGTTGTAGTATTCACTAATCCCCTTAATAGTCTTGGttcattctcataattttcCTCCTTTAAAGATTATTCTCCTCATTTTCGGCACATTCAATTTGTTTCATGACATTTGTTTTAACATTTCAGCTCGTACGTTACAAAGCTTTTGTGTTTCTTCAGTTATCAAAATTAAATAGTAGATGAATTATCTTATCTGCTGTGTTAAATTCTGCTAAATAATTACCTTATATAAATGGACATATAAATCAAGAATAAGTAACCCTCACCATTAGAACAAACACTAGAGGAAAGCTCCACAAGAATTTCCAGGtatgttccttttccttttccttttattttatctttactGCAGATTTATTAATAGATTTAAAATTTACAACGTTAATATTCAAAGAATAATAGGATTCTTCCAAATATAACTTCCAATAGCTTGCAATTTCAATCACAAATTTTGTAGGCACGATAGTTCCTTATTATCTGTAGCAGAAAGCATAAAGGGAggacaaaaggaaaaaaatcaagTCCCGAGCTACAatattagttaaaaaaaaatatttttgtttgttCTGATTGAATAtgagattttttcttttcttatttttcaattttgattTGGAATGTTTGGTTGTTAGTCTAAATCATGCAGGTGTAGCACTAAGACGTTGATGATGTTCTCCTACCAAAATTCATAGATGAAGGCTCATAATTTTGAATAAGAAAAAGGATACATGTACGTGTAACTATGAGttatatacatttattaaaaaaaattgatgtcaATATTGCTTCTTTGCAGATGTATACAAAGAAATTAAGAATAATTTACTAGCCATCATAGGGAGAATATTTACTGATTGAATTTTTGTATGACTTCTACACATGTTACTTTTATTTGACAACAACTTCACGATATATATAGGCCTATAAAAGGAGGCGGCTATAACTTCTTAAGGACAAGCCGAACAATTATAAATGTGAAGTAATTGCAACAATAGCCAAcgatatttataattaaatgtAAAATGTATGTTGTTGAAAATCAAAGACAAGAAAATTGTAAAGttaaatatatgatatattacAAGAAATGTGTGATTGAAGTATTTGATTATTACTTTGTTGCATTAATTTTTATTATCAAAACATTATACATCAACGATAGCAACATGTTTACTACCAAAACGTTTACACTGATTAGCATGAAATACATGTGCAATACACGTGTTCGAAAACTAGTATAATAAAAAACACTACTAACTGAATAAAATTAACTTATGGTCTACAACTGAGACTCCCTAATAGTCAATACAACATATATGTCTTTTTCTCTTCAAGTCCAATAAAATGAATGACAGTATTAAAATTACAGCCAACGTAGTTGATCTTTCTTAACGGATAGTTTTCTGAAATTTACCATGCTGATTGTTAGAAAATTGAAGTTAATTGGTACTGCAATCCTGTCAATTCAATTAAGAAGGCGTCTAATTTCTTCGAAAAGAAAAgagggtcaaaaacacatcaagCATACctttttttgagtttcctaCTGCGTGTGAGAGTTTcttacctaaactatcaccaactggtttgcaaaacacacctcaactatcagttgttcacttttcttacctgaactatcaccaactagttTGCAAAATACACCTCATTAAAAGTGAACTACTGAAAGTTGAAGCGTGTTTTGCAAACcagttggtgatagtttaggtaaaGAATGAGGAACAATGATAGTTGGTAATAGTTTAGCTAGGTAGGAAACTCCCATacctgatagttcaggtagaaaacttaaaaaaaggtgataattgaggtgtgtttttgactaAAAAGCACTGTTAAACTACAACTttaaaggggtcgtttggtacacgGTATAAGGTGAATATCCCAGCACTAACTTTGGGATTaattttgtaccatgtttggtagaaggtagataaatttataccctccaccaaacaaagtataaaatgaCGCTTAAACTGACagatgggatatcccaccttatctcATTAaccttgggattattttatcccacctccCAAATGGAATAAATTAATACCGGGAAAATTCAGCCcgcataccaaacgaccccttaaggGTAAAACTTTAACATCAGTTGCTGAAATAGCAGAGATGGCAAAAGAGTTACAAATGTGAAGGAACTTGACCCAGAAACTGGAGTATCAGTCTGATGAATTAACAATGCAAAAGCTTAATCACAGAAAAAGCAGCCCTCTGGCATTCAGTTAACTTCGTAAAAGTTTACACTAGTTGTCCTCCTCTTACATCCCCAT
Coding sequences within it:
- the LOC132041855 gene encoding cytochrome b6-f complex iron-sulfur subunit, chloroplastic-like; amino-acid sequence: MGRLRRSITPVRYMSYSCSENAGYNRKDKRMKVKCMATSIPADNVPDMEKRKLMNFLLLGALALPTGGMFVPYATFFAPSGSGGGSGGTVARDALGNDVVATEWLKTHAPGTRTLTQGLKGLIHPTYLVVENDGTIATYGINAVCSHLGCVVPWNTAENKFICPCHGSQYNSQGRVVRGPAPLSLALAHADVDDGKAVFVPWVETDFRTGDAPWWA